In a single window of the Clostridia bacterium genome:
- a CDS encoding DUF1836 domain-containing protein gives MYNQKKLSAEFSAWDKHLNEQKLPTWDELPDLELYMDQVLILINRYTNIFNPTGQAPAVTPPMINNYVKQKTIPAPNNKKYGRVHLAYLIMVCTLKQALTIATIEKMIPFGLEEEKVKDIYNSFAENQRKAFSYVSEQVSRVAEPILTEEGINPLRMQDLILQVAITANIFKTLTDHITELSVPTPKSEETQKK, from the coding sequence ATGTATAATCAGAAAAAACTGTCTGCCGAGTTTTCGGCTTGGGATAAGCATTTAAACGAGCAAAAGCTCCCCACCTGGGACGAATTGCCCGATTTAGAGCTTTATATGGATCAGGTGTTGATTCTGATTAACCGTTATACCAATATTTTTAATCCCACAGGTCAGGCACCTGCGGTTACACCGCCCATGATTAACAATTATGTTAAGCAAAAGACCATTCCCGCGCCCAACAACAAAAAATACGGACGTGTGCATCTGGCATATCTGATTATGGTGTGCACCTTAAAGCAGGCACTCACCATCGCAACCATTGAAAAAATGATTCCGTTTGGGCTGGAGGAAGAAAAGGTTAAAGACATTTACAATTCCTTTGCGGAAAACCAAAGAAAAGCCTTTTCGTATGTATCCGAGCAGGTTTCAAGGGTTGCAGAGCCTATTTTAACCGAGGAAGGCATCAATCCGCTGCGGATGCAGGACCTGATATTGCAGGTGGCAATTACCGCCAACATTTTTAAAACCTTAACCGACCACATCACCGAGCTTTCGGTGCCGACCCCCAAATCCGAAGAAACGCAAAAGAAATAA